Proteins encoded within one genomic window of Saccharomyces paradoxus chromosome V, complete sequence:
- a CDS encoding bifunctional 4-hydroxy-4-methyl-2-oxoglutarate aldolase/oxaloacetate decarboxylase (Bifunctional HMG aldolase/oxaloacetate decarboxylase~similar to YER010C), with translation MSNLQTLETFSTCDISDGLLNVYNIPTGGYFPNLTTISLPSNSSIVGAAYTVLFAPIDDPRPAVNYIDSVPPNSVLVLALEPHLQSQFHPFVTITQAMYGGLMSTRAQFLKSNGTVVFGRIRDVDEHRSLNHPVFAYGVGSCAPKAVVKAVGTNVQLNILTSDGVTQTIYPGDYIAGDNNGIVRIPVQEVDISKLITYIEKSIEVDLLVSEDIKNGVPAKQAQNDRRSVLKKYI, from the coding sequence ATGTCAAATTTACAGACGTTAGAAACATTTTCGACTTGCGATATTTCTGACGGTTTGTTAAATGTCTATAATATCCCAACGGGAGGCTACTTCCCTAATCTAACAACAATTTCTCTACCATCAAATAGCTCTATAGTAGGCGCTGCATACACAGTACTGTTTGCTCCTATTGATGATCCAAGACCTGCTGTGAACTATATAGATTCTGTACCTCCTAACTCAGTACTTGTCCTCGCACTGGAACCTCATCTGCAAAGTCAATTCCACCCATTTGTTACGATTACGCAGGCGATGTACGGAGGGCTGATGAGTACGAGAGcgcaatttttgaaatctaATGGGACAGTAGTGTTTGGACGGATAAGAGATGTGGATGAACACCGGTCCTTGAATCACCCCGTTTTTGCTTACGGTGTTGGATCTTGCGCTCCGAAGGCTGTGGTTAAGGCCGTGGGCACCAACGTACAGTTGAACATCCTAACAAGTGACGGCGTCACCCAAACTATATATCCTGGTGATTATATCGCAGGTGACAATAATGGAATAGTGCGCATTCCAGTTCAGGAGGTAGACATTTCGAAATTAATTACTTATATTGAAAAGTCAATTGAAGTGGATTTACTTGTCTCTGAAGATATTAAGAATGGCGTTCCCGCCAAGCAGGCTCAAAATGATCGAAGATCAGTACTAAAGAAATACATTTAA
- the NTF2 gene encoding Ran GTPase-binding protein NTF2 (Nuclear envelope protein~similar to YER009W), with amino-acid sequence MSLDFNTLAQNFTQFYYNQFDTDRSQLGNLYRNESMLTFETSQLQGAKDIVEKLVSLPFQKVQHRITTLDAQPASPNGDVLVMITGDLLIDEEQNPQRFSQVFHLIPDGNSYYVFNDIFRLNYSA; translated from the coding sequence ATGTCTCTAGACTTTAACACTTTGGCTCAAAACTTCACCCAATTTTACTATAATCAATTTGATACCGATAGAAGTCAATTGGGTAACTTGTATAGAAATGAATCTATGCTAACATTCGAAACTAGCCAATTGCAAGGTGCAAAGGACATTGTTGAGAAGTTGGTTTCTTTGCCATTTCAAAAGGTGCAACATCGTATCACTACTTTGGACGCCCAACCTGCTTCCCCAAACGGCGATGTCTTAGTCATGATCACTGGTGATCTGTTGATTGACGAAGAGCAAAATCCACAGCGTTTCTCTCAAGTCTTCCATTTGATTCCTGATGGAAATTCTTACTATGTGTTTAACGATATCTTCCGTTTGAATTACTCTGCTTAA
- the TIR1 gene encoding GPI-anchored mannoprotein (Cell wall mannoprotein~similar to YER011W), producing the protein MAYTKIALFAAIAALASAQTQDQINELNVILNDVKSNIQQYISLATDPNSGFSLSNMPAGVLDIGMALASATDDSYTSMYSEVDFAGVSKMLTQVPWYSSRLEPALKSLEGASSAAPSSSEAKTSSAAPSSSEAKTSSAAPSSSEAKTSSAAPSSSEAKTSSAAPSSSEAKTSSAAPSSSEAKTSSVNSGSAKTASATPESSAAASSAKASAISQITDGQIQATKTVSQQTENGAAKAFVGMGAGVVAAAAMLL; encoded by the coding sequence ATGGCTTACACTAAGATCGCTTTATTCGCTGCTATCGCTGCTTTGGCTTCCGCTCAAACCCAAGATCAGATCAATGAATTGAACGTTATTTTGAACGATGTTAAATCTAACATACAACAATACATTAGCTTGGCTACCGACCCAAACTCTGGTTTCTCTTTGAGCAATATGCCAGCTGGTGTTTTGGACATCGGTATGGCTTTGGCTTCCGCCACTGATGACTCCTACACCTCTATGTACTCTGAAGTTGACTTTGCCGGTGTCAGCAAGATGTTGACTCAAGTCCCATGGTACTCATCCAGATTGGAACCAGCTTTGAAGTCTTTGGAGGGTGCTTCCTCTGCTGCTCCAAGCTCTTCTGAAGCTAAGACTTCCTCTGCTGCTCCAAGCTCTTCTGAAGCTAAGACTTCTTCTGCTGCACCAAGCTCCTCTGAAGCCAAGACTTCTTCTGCTGCACCAAGCTCCTCTGAAGCCAAGACTTCTTCTGCTGCACCAAGCTCCTCTGAAGCCAAGACTTCTTCTGCTGCGCCAAGCTCTTCTGAAGCTAAGACTTCTTCAGTCAATTCTGGTTCAGCCAAGACTGCTTCTGCTACTCCAGAATCTTCAGCCGCTGCTTCTTCCGCTAAGGCCTCTGCCATCTCTCAAATTACTGATGGTCAAATCCAAGCCACCAAGACTGTTTCTCAACAAACTGAAAATGGTGCTGCTAAGGCCTTTGTTGGTATGGGTGCTGGTGTTGTCGCAGCTGCCGCTATGTTGTTATAA